The Desulfurellaceae bacterium genomic sequence GGCGGGTGTCCAAGCCCGGCGTAGCGGAGCCCAACCCCGGCCAGCTCGGCCTGTTTGGCGACGGGCGCGAGCCATGAGTCGGATTCGGCGCCTCGACCCGCAAACGGTTGAGCAGATTCGGGCCGGTGAGGTCATCGAACGGCCGGGCTCGGTGGTCAAGGAACTGGTCGAAAACGCGATTGACGCCGGCGCCCAGACGATTCGGATCCAGATTGTAGAGGGCGGGATTCGCGAAGTCACGGTCCATGACGACGGGCGGGGCATGCCGCCCGAGGACGCGCTGCTGGCCGTCCAGCGCCACACCACGAGTAAAATCCGACGCAGCAGCGACCTGTTTGGGCTGTCCACGCTGGGCTTTCGGGGCGAAGCCCTGGCCAGTATTGCGGCGGTCTCGCGGCTGGAGCTGGTGTCGCGCACCGCAGACGCGCTTGAGGGGACGTGTATCCGAGCGGCCGGCAGTGAGCCGGCCGAGTCTGCTCCGGTCGCCGCCAGCCAGGGCACGACCGTCCGGGTCCGGCATCTGTTTTTCAATACGCCTCCACGGCGGGCCTTTCTCAAGTCGCCGGTTGCCGAGGGTAACTACGTCGAGGAGATCGTGATCGGTCTGGCCCTGTCCCGACCCGAGTTGCGTTTTGTG encodes the following:
- the mutL gene encoding DNA mismatch repair endonuclease MutL produces the protein MSRIRRLDPQTVEQIRAGEVIERPGSVVKELVENAIDAGAQTIRIQIVEGGIREVTVHDDGRGMPPEDALLAVQRHTTSKIRRSSDLFGLSTLGFRGEALASIAAVSRLELVSRTADALEGTCIRAAGSEPAESAPVAASQGTTVRVRHLFFNTPPRRAFLKSPVAEGNYVEEIVIGLALSRPELRFVFNRDRRLVFDAVAHTGPQALARRAGAVLGETWATSLVLDEDRTADDGVGLHGILGLPEHTRATRTAQYFYVNGRQVKSAPLSSALSRAYGELVAAKRFPVGVLFVSVPPRELDANVHPTKREVKFQDERAVLETLIRRVRRRLDQANLFRRLELPDP